One part of the Sorangiineae bacterium MSr11954 genome encodes these proteins:
- a CDS encoding SDR family oxidoreductase, translated as MRIFVTGASGFVGTEVVRELLQAGHEVVGLARSDSAAKAISDLGAITYRGDLEEPDSLRRGASEADAVIHTGFNHDYAKYAAKCEIDRKVIEVLGSALHGSSRPLIVTSALGVLPTGHVVTEQTMPRSPNPSPRAATEEAARASMDRGVNVSVVRLPLSTHGKGDHAFVPMLIDLARDKGISAYIADGQNRWPAVHRTDAAKVYRLAVERRTPGAYYHAIAEEGVPFREIAEVIGRRLNIPVVSKSREEAAAHFTWFAHFAAMNVTASSQQTRERLQWRPTFPGLIADIDQPYYFE; from the coding sequence ATGCGTATCTTCGTTACGGGAGCCTCGGGATTCGTTGGAACCGAGGTCGTTCGGGAGCTCCTCCAGGCCGGTCATGAGGTCGTGGGGCTCGCTCGCTCCGACTCGGCCGCAAAAGCCATCTCCGACCTCGGCGCCATCACGTACCGCGGAGATCTCGAGGAGCCCGACAGCCTCCGGCGCGGCGCCTCCGAGGCAGACGCCGTCATCCATACCGGATTCAACCACGACTATGCAAAGTACGCCGCCAAGTGCGAAATCGATCGCAAGGTGATCGAGGTGCTCGGCTCCGCGCTCCACGGCTCGAGCCGCCCTCTGATCGTCACCTCGGCCCTCGGGGTGCTCCCCACGGGGCACGTCGTGACCGAGCAGACGATGCCGCGATCGCCCAACCCGAGCCCGCGCGCCGCGACGGAGGAGGCCGCGCGCGCCTCGATGGATCGCGGCGTGAACGTGTCCGTCGTCCGCCTCCCGCTGTCGACGCACGGCAAAGGTGACCACGCCTTCGTACCGATGCTCATCGATCTTGCGCGCGACAAAGGTATCTCGGCCTATATCGCCGACGGCCAGAATCGATGGCCCGCGGTCCACCGGACCGACGCCGCGAAGGTGTATCGCCTCGCCGTCGAGCGAAGGACCCCCGGCGCTTACTACCACGCGATCGCCGAGGAAGGCGTACCGTTTCGGGAGATCGCCGAGGTCATCGGACGGCGATTGAATATCCCCGTCGTCTCCAAGAGCCGAGAGGAAGCCGCCGCGCACTTCACCTGGTTCGCGCACTTCGCCGCGATGAACGTCACGGCCTCGAGCCAGCAAACGCGGGAACGATTGCAGTGGCGACCCACGTTCCCCGGATTGATCGCCGACATCGACCAGCCTTACTACTTCGAATGA
- a CDS encoding LysR family transcriptional regulator encodes MAKQTNKNGLEGLGVLRAVVEAGSFMGAGEALGLTQPAVSRSIGRLEARIGVRIFQRSARSIALTDEGGRFYESIAPHLRAIEEATNEAGRSLAKVRGRLRVNVDPGTAQFVLMPRLGPFMAMHPELFVELAVRDRIGDLIRDGIDVAVRLGNPEPSALKARLLMHTRVVTCASPEYLEQHGTPRRPLDLEKHRCVLMRDPTTGSHFGWVFVRGKDVVPVNVKGQIMVNHFGPMLAACLAGQGIAQFSHLHVREALAHGQLVQVLPGWADETYPLYALYHSAQNMSAKIRAFVDYVVAITQDEAGGAAPRRASRRGVFRDNRGARAADK; translated from the coding sequence ATGGCTAAGCAAACGAACAAGAATGGGCTCGAAGGGCTCGGTGTGCTGCGGGCGGTCGTGGAGGCCGGGAGCTTCATGGGCGCAGGCGAGGCGCTCGGCCTGACGCAGCCGGCGGTCAGCCGCTCGATCGGGCGCCTCGAAGCTCGGATCGGCGTGCGGATCTTCCAGCGGTCGGCGCGCTCGATCGCGCTGACCGACGAAGGGGGCCGCTTTTACGAGTCCATCGCCCCGCATCTGCGGGCCATCGAGGAGGCGACGAACGAGGCCGGGCGCTCGCTCGCCAAGGTGCGCGGGCGGCTCCGCGTGAACGTCGATCCGGGGACCGCTCAATTCGTTCTGATGCCGCGCCTGGGGCCCTTCATGGCCATGCACCCCGAGCTCTTCGTCGAGCTCGCGGTGCGCGATCGCATCGGTGATCTGATCCGGGATGGAATCGACGTCGCCGTTCGCTTGGGCAATCCGGAGCCGTCCGCGCTGAAGGCTCGGCTGCTCATGCACACGCGCGTCGTCACGTGCGCGTCACCGGAGTACCTCGAGCAGCACGGCACGCCGCGGCGGCCGCTCGATCTCGAGAAGCATCGGTGCGTGCTGATGCGCGATCCCACGACGGGGAGCCACTTTGGTTGGGTGTTCGTCCGCGGCAAAGACGTGGTGCCCGTGAATGTGAAAGGCCAGATCATGGTGAATCACTTCGGGCCGATGCTGGCCGCGTGCCTCGCCGGACAAGGGATCGCGCAGTTCTCCCATCTCCATGTGCGCGAGGCCCTCGCCCATGGGCAGCTCGTGCAGGTGTTGCCCGGATGGGCGGACGAGACATATCCGCTTTATGCGCTCTATCATTCGGCGCAGAACATGTCGGCCAAGATTCGAGCCTTCGTCGACTATGTGGTCGCGATCACCCAAGACGAAGCGGGCGGGGCCGCGCCTCGACGGGCGAGCCGGCGGGGCGTCTTTCGAGACAACCGGGGTGCACGCGCGGCCGATAAGTAG